In Nocardioides cavernae, a single genomic region encodes these proteins:
- the hemB gene encoding porphobilinogen synthase, translated as MTEETHVQGPTIRPRRLRRTPALRRMVAETHVVPSSLVLPVFIREGLAEPHPISSMPGVVQHSRDSLKRAVAEAAELGLGGVMLFGIPEHKDATGSGALDPAGVLNLAITDVVAEVGDQLTVMSDLCLDEFTDHGHCGLLTPDGEVDNDQTLAAYAEMALAQAAAGVDMVGPSGMMDGQVAVVRKALDDAGHSHVSVLAYSAKYASAFFGPFREAVDSSLVGDRRTYQQDPANALEGVREVLLDVAEGADLVMVKPALPYLDVVRRVRDAVDVPVAAYNVSGEYAMLEAAAANGWIDREAAILETLTSIRRAGADVILTYWASEAARLLRA; from the coding sequence GTGACCGAGGAGACGCACGTCCAGGGCCCGACCATCCGACCCCGGCGGCTGCGGCGCACCCCAGCGCTGCGCCGCATGGTCGCCGAGACCCACGTGGTGCCCAGCTCGCTGGTCCTGCCGGTGTTCATCCGCGAGGGCCTCGCCGAACCGCACCCGATCTCCTCGATGCCGGGTGTCGTCCAGCACTCCCGCGACTCGCTCAAGCGGGCGGTCGCCGAGGCGGCCGAGCTCGGCCTCGGTGGGGTGATGCTCTTCGGCATCCCCGAGCACAAGGACGCCACGGGCTCCGGAGCGCTCGACCCGGCCGGCGTCCTCAACCTCGCCATCACCGACGTCGTCGCCGAGGTGGGCGACCAGCTCACGGTGATGTCGGACCTGTGCCTCGACGAGTTCACCGACCACGGCCACTGCGGCCTCCTCACGCCCGACGGCGAGGTCGACAACGACCAGACCCTGGCGGCGTACGCCGAGATGGCCCTTGCGCAGGCTGCGGCCGGGGTCGACATGGTCGGCCCCAGCGGGATGATGGACGGCCAGGTCGCGGTCGTCCGCAAGGCCCTCGACGACGCCGGGCACAGCCACGTGTCCGTGCTCGCCTACTCCGCGAAGTACGCCTCCGCCTTCTTCGGCCCGTTCCGCGAGGCCGTCGACTCCTCGCTCGTCGGTGACCGCCGCACCTACCAGCAGGACCCCGCCAACGCCCTCGAGGGCGTCCGGGAGGTGCTCCTCGACGTCGCCGAGGGTGCCGACCTCGTGATGGTGAAGCCGGCCCTGCCCTACCTCGACGTCGTACGCCGCGTGCGCGACGCCGTCGACGTCCCGGTCGCCGCCTACAACGTCTCCGGCGAGTACGCGATGCTCGAGGCCGCCGCGGCCAACGGCTGGATCGACCGCGAGGCCGCCATCCTGGAGACCCTGACCTCGATCCGCCGTGCCGGGGCCGACGTCATCCTCACGTACTGGGCCTCGGAGGCCGCCCGCCTGCTGCGCGCCTGA
- a CDS encoding lytic transglycosylase domain-containing protein → MSSSTRLHRAIAIIPLAVLSAAWTANLAGVGVDPASADPDGSQTLPDGTVLPTAAIEAPASVGDAVARAASLTPGSASDIPQAALSAYQRAEAVINEADKGCNLPWELIAAIGRVESDHGRFGGNALDDRGVARPGIFGIALNGKHDTQRILDTDAGQYDDDTRFDRAVGPMQFIPSTWSVVGVDGDNDGTRDPQDVDDAALATAVYLCSGDDDLSSEKGQRASVYRYNHSNAYVDLVLGIMQAYMDGDFSAVPTSTLTSGVIVPDPTSSTGGNGGKGGNSGVKGGNGDNGGKDNDSSPTKDPTPTQTQSPTQTQSPTPTQDPTQSATQDPTKDPTKDPTVVPTVDPTTPLPTLTPTLPTNTITATLTWAEAQTQCLASGISALDVPALNACIDNLMNP, encoded by the coding sequence ATGTCGAGTTCCACCCGACTGCACCGAGCGATCGCCATCATCCCGCTGGCGGTGCTCTCCGCCGCGTGGACCGCCAACCTCGCAGGCGTGGGCGTCGACCCGGCGAGCGCCGACCCCGACGGCTCGCAGACCCTCCCCGACGGCACCGTCCTGCCGACCGCCGCGATCGAGGCGCCGGCCAGCGTGGGCGACGCGGTGGCCCGTGCCGCCTCGCTCACCCCCGGCAGCGCCAGTGACATCCCGCAGGCCGCGCTGTCGGCCTACCAGCGCGCCGAGGCCGTGATCAACGAGGCCGACAAGGGCTGCAACCTGCCGTGGGAGCTGATCGCCGCGATCGGTCGGGTCGAGTCCGACCACGGCCGCTTCGGGGGCAACGCCCTCGACGACCGCGGCGTCGCCCGCCCGGGCATCTTCGGCATCGCGCTCAACGGCAAGCACGACACCCAGCGGATCCTCGACACCGACGCCGGGCAGTACGACGACGACACCCGCTTCGACCGGGCCGTGGGTCCGATGCAGTTCATCCCCTCGACGTGGTCCGTGGTCGGGGTCGACGGTGACAACGACGGCACCCGCGACCCGCAGGACGTCGACGACGCGGCCCTCGCCACGGCCGTCTACCTCTGCTCCGGTGACGACGACCTGTCGTCGGAGAAGGGCCAGCGTGCCTCGGTCTACCGCTACAACCACTCCAACGCCTACGTCGACCTGGTGCTGGGGATCATGCAGGCCTACATGGACGGCGACTTCAGCGCCGTGCCGACCTCGACCCTCACCTCCGGCGTGATCGTCCCCGACCCCACCTCCTCGACCGGCGGCAACGGCGGCAAGGGGGGCAACAGCGGCGTGAAGGGCGGCAACGGCGACAACGGCGGGAAGGACAACGACTCCTCCCCCACCAAGGACCCGACCCCCACGCAGACCCAGAGCCCGACCCAGACGCAGAGCCCCACCCCCACCCAGGACCCGACCCAGTCGGCGACCCAGGACCCCACCAAGGACCCGACCAAGGACCCGACGGTCGTGCCCACCGTCGACCCGACGACGCCGCTGCCGACGCTCACGCCGACGCTGCCGACCAACACCATCACCGCCACCCTGACCTGGGCCGAGGCCCAGACCCAGTGCCTGGCCAGCGGGATCTCCGCGCTCGACGTGCCGGCGCTCAACGCCTGCATCGACAACCTGATGAACCCCTGA
- the hemL gene encoding glutamate-1-semialdehyde 2,1-aminomutase, translating into MTSATIPSTTAASEAWFERARAVTPGGVNSPVRAFTAVGGTPRFITSASGAWLTDADGNDYVDLICSWGPMLLGHAHPDVQAAVAGAVARGTSYGTPTEPEVELAEEIVRRTPVERVRFVSSGTEATMSAIRLARGATGRDLVVKFAGCYHGHVDPLLAEAGSGVATLAVPGTSGVPASSAAETLVLTYNDRAAVAAAFEAHGSRIACLITEASPGNMGVVPPAPGFNAFLAETCRAHGALFISDEVMTGFRATEQGGWGLDGAVEGWTPDLMTFGKVMGGGFPAAAFGGRADLMAHLAPEGPVYQAGTLSGNPVATTAGLATLRLATPAVYAQLDATAKTIRAAVSEHLQAAGVPHVVQTAGTMFSVFFRDGAVRDFAGASQQDTGAYAAFFHSMLDQGVYLPPSAYEAWFVSSAHDDRAVSTIIDALPAAASAAAAAGGH; encoded by the coding sequence GTGACCTCCGCGACCATCCCCTCGACGACCGCGGCCAGCGAAGCCTGGTTCGAGCGTGCCCGGGCCGTGACGCCCGGCGGCGTGAACTCGCCCGTGCGCGCGTTCACCGCGGTCGGCGGGACGCCGCGCTTCATCACCTCGGCCTCGGGGGCCTGGCTCACCGACGCCGACGGCAACGACTACGTCGACCTGATCTGCTCGTGGGGTCCGATGCTGCTCGGCCACGCGCACCCCGACGTGCAGGCGGCCGTGGCCGGAGCGGTGGCCCGCGGCACGTCGTACGGCACCCCGACGGAGCCCGAGGTCGAGCTGGCCGAGGAGATCGTGCGGCGTACGCCGGTGGAGCGGGTCCGCTTCGTCTCCTCCGGCACCGAGGCCACCATGTCGGCGATCCGGCTGGCGCGCGGCGCGACCGGTCGCGACCTCGTCGTGAAGTTCGCCGGCTGCTACCACGGCCACGTCGACCCGCTGCTGGCCGAGGCCGGGTCGGGCGTCGCGACGCTGGCGGTGCCCGGCACCAGCGGCGTGCCTGCGTCGTCGGCGGCCGAGACGCTCGTCCTGACCTACAACGACCGCGCCGCCGTGGCGGCCGCCTTCGAGGCCCACGGGTCGCGCATCGCGTGCCTGATCACCGAGGCGTCGCCGGGCAACATGGGTGTCGTGCCGCCGGCGCCGGGCTTCAACGCCTTCCTCGCCGAGACCTGCCGCGCCCACGGCGCCCTGTTCATCAGCGACGAGGTGATGACCGGCTTCCGCGCGACCGAGCAGGGCGGGTGGGGACTCGATGGCGCCGTCGAGGGCTGGACGCCCGACCTGATGACCTTCGGCAAGGTGATGGGCGGCGGGTTCCCGGCAGCGGCCTTCGGCGGTCGCGCCGACCTCATGGCCCACCTCGCGCCGGAGGGTCCCGTCTACCAGGCCGGCACGCTCTCGGGGAACCCGGTCGCCACGACGGCTGGCCTCGCCACCCTGCGGCTCGCCACGCCCGCCGTCTACGCGCAGCTCGACGCCACCGCGAAGACCATCCGAGCCGCCGTCTCCGAGCACCTCCAGGCGGCCGGCGTCCCGCACGTCGTCCAGACCGCCGGCACCATGTTCTCGGTGTTCTTCCGTGACGGCGCGGTCCGCGACTTCGCCGGGGCGAGCCAGCAGGACACCGGCGCCTACGCCGCGTTCTTCCACTCGATGCTCGACCAGGGCGTCTACCTGCCCCCGTCGGCGTACGAGGCGTGGTTCGTCTCCTCGGCGCACGACGACCGGGCCGTGTCCACCATCATCGACGCGCTGCCGGCCGCTGCGTCCGCGGCCGCTGCGGCGGGAGGTCACTGA